Proteins co-encoded in one Corynebacterium tuberculostearicum genomic window:
- a CDS encoding metallopeptidase family protein, translating into MTTARPHIRPARDRHGHGMRGPLLPQQAPRYRSAREHFDMAVLEAYAPIQNAFAPQLRGLDLAVDTIPRMRLSPDMTVLPDEIIADGPVPLGRVVPAGVDSAGHPTRARLVIFRMPIEQRATTSTERAELLGTVITALVANYLNLDPEEVDSRYNW; encoded by the coding sequence ATGACCACTGCTCGCCCGCATATCCGCCCCGCTCGCGACCGCCACGGCCACGGCATGCGCGGACCTCTCCTACCCCAGCAGGCCCCGCGCTACCGCAGCGCGCGCGAGCACTTCGATATGGCAGTCCTCGAGGCCTACGCCCCCATTCAAAACGCTTTCGCCCCTCAGCTGCGCGGCCTCGACCTAGCCGTAGACACCATCCCCCGCATGCGGCTTTCGCCCGATATGACCGTGCTTCCGGATGAGATCATCGCTGATGGTCCAGTCCCCCTCGGCCGCGTGGTTCCTGCCGGTGTAGACTCGGCCGGCCACCCTACGCGCGCCCGCCTGGTCATCTTCCGCATGCCTATCGAACAGCGCGCCACTACCTCGACAGAGAGAGCTGAACTCCTCGGCACCGTTATCACCGCGCTGGTGGCCAACTACCTCAACTTGGACCCTGAAGAAGTGGATTCGCGATATAACTGGTAG
- a CDS encoding exopolyphosphatase, protein MDTGNYDAETVRFFDVAHEGAQIRLMAGEVERWGEALGGLNPRSLVIIPTDAIARQASHLGVGLAEPLRIPIVVTESLPRYVGALDVVVVVGETGECDWASRALIAASQRGATTVLIGPARGPLVEDCPDDTLVAPCLPTAEGSSPARSIAALHALCCLLYQDPAAVKETLEELAAAVDRELAQLSPERDATTNLGRQLREFIDGARIIHSCVLDPYSYSERREHVQLDALVARMAATIWAVHGLPSAYVDPAELRRALDRNSDSGAAGDLFYDPFIDGDGAAGALVPLKVVFWGQEEANLPNSLAVRSIDPEPGLGHLARSLQLITRSYAATAYEIS, encoded by the coding sequence ATGGATACCGGTAATTATGATGCCGAAACCGTGCGCTTTTTTGATGTGGCGCACGAAGGCGCCCAAATCCGCCTGATGGCCGGAGAAGTGGAGCGCTGGGGCGAGGCGCTCGGCGGGCTCAATCCCCGTTCGCTGGTCATTATCCCCACCGATGCGATTGCCCGCCAAGCATCCCACCTAGGCGTCGGCCTAGCCGAGCCGCTGCGAATCCCGATTGTGGTTACCGAATCGCTCCCACGGTATGTGGGGGCCTTGGACGTAGTCGTTGTAGTAGGCGAGACCGGCGAATGTGATTGGGCCTCCCGTGCCCTTATTGCCGCCAGCCAGCGTGGTGCTACCACCGTGCTCATCGGCCCAGCCCGTGGCCCTCTTGTTGAGGACTGCCCGGACGATACGCTCGTCGCTCCTTGTCTTCCAACGGCCGAAGGCAGCTCACCTGCGCGCAGCATCGCCGCGCTGCATGCACTTTGCTGTCTCCTATACCAAGATCCAGCTGCGGTAAAAGAGACCCTAGAAGAGCTTGCTGCGGCAGTAGACCGCGAGCTCGCGCAGCTTTCCCCTGAGCGCGACGCCACCACCAATTTAGGTCGCCAACTGCGCGAATTTATTGACGGCGCCCGTATCATCCATTCCTGCGTGCTCGATCCGTATTCCTATTCTGAGCGTCGCGAGCACGTGCAGCTCGATGCCCTCGTTGCCCGCATGGCCGCGACTATCTGGGCCGTTCACGGTCTGCCCAGCGCCTATGTGGATCCGGCGGAATTGCGCCGCGCGCTCGACCGTAATTCTGATAGCGGCGCGGCTGGCGATCTCTTCTATGACCCGTTCATTGATGGCGATGGTGCTGCGGGCGCTTTGGTACCCTTGAAGGTGGTTTTCTGGGGGCAGGAAGAAGCGAACCTGCCCAACTCACTTGCAGTCCGCAGTATCGACCCGGAACCGGGCCTAGGGCACCTCGCCCGCTCACTGCAGCTCATCACGCGGAGCTATGCCGCGACCGCCTACGAGATTTCTTAA
- a CDS encoding sirohydrochlorin chelatase has protein sequence MTALITLSHGSRKPGAAAGIERLTQATGVRPARAAHLEFNRPDLTTAALELAQLGETDAIVVPLLFTQGYHQRVDVPRALADASQAAHLSLHLTAGLGTGEDVARVLASRTRPGDSHVVIYSVGSSDTAANDAIRELAHRTFALTSVPTTVEFATRGGREGIVSFCREYSDPARVRVIPLFVTEGLLLDRLAGVSATVDRPLGTDLAGLVVDRFRQARNAAQEVFVPC, from the coding sequence ATGACTGCGCTTATTACCCTGTCCCACGGCTCGCGCAAACCGGGTGCCGCGGCCGGCATTGAGCGACTTACCCAGGCCACCGGCGTGCGGCCCGCCCGTGCAGCGCACCTGGAATTCAACCGGCCCGACCTCACCACGGCCGCCCTCGAGCTCGCCCAGCTGGGGGAGACTGACGCCATTGTGGTTCCCTTGCTTTTTACCCAGGGCTACCACCAGCGCGTTGACGTCCCACGCGCGCTTGCCGACGCCTCCCAAGCGGCCCACCTTTCCCTTCATCTTACCGCAGGACTTGGCACCGGCGAGGATGTCGCTCGCGTGCTCGCGTCCCGTACCCGGCCGGGCGATTCCCATGTAGTCATCTACTCCGTAGGTTCTTCTGATACCGCGGCCAACGATGCCATCCGAGAGCTCGCCCACCGCACCTTCGCGCTCACCAGCGTGCCCACCACAGTGGAATTCGCTACCCGCGGTGGCCGCGAAGGGATTGTGTCCTTTTGCCGCGAATATTCGGATCCTGCACGTGTTCGGGTAATCCCGCTCTTTGTGACCGAGGGCCTGCTCCTGGATCGCTTGGCGGGCGTTTCCGCTACCGTCGACCGCCCGCTAGGAACTGACTTAGCTGGCCTCGTCGTTGACCGTTTCCGTCAGGCGCGCAATGCCGCGCAGGAGGTATTCGTGCCATGCTAA
- a CDS encoding WhiB family transcriptional regulator — translation MSLDELFGAVEQEWQDQALCAQTDPEAFFPEKGGSTREAKRICQACAVRDECLEYALEHDERFGIWGGLSDRERRRLKREIG, via the coding sequence ATGTCGCTCGATGAACTCTTCGGTGCCGTCGAGCAGGAGTGGCAGGATCAAGCGCTCTGTGCGCAGACGGACCCTGAGGCATTCTTCCCTGAGAAGGGAGGCTCTACCCGTGAGGCCAAGCGCATTTGCCAGGCGTGCGCGGTGCGAGACGAATGCTTGGAGTATGCGCTGGAGCACGATGAACGCTTCGGCATTTGGGGCGGACTGTCGGACCGTGAGCGCCGCCGCCTCAAGCGTGAGATTGGATGA
- a CDS encoding NDP-sugar synthase: MTEAATTHGASTDAVILVGGRGTRLRPLTIGTPKPMLPTANYPFLQHLLARIKAAGIEHVVMSTSYKAEVFEEYFGDGSDLGLDIEYVVEETALGTGGGIRNVYDKLRNDTVMVFNGDVLSGMDLEGILTTHHDKDADVTMHLLNVADPRAFGCVPTDSNGRVTAFLEKTEDPPTNQINAGCYVFKRSVIESIPADRVVSVERETFPGLLADGRLVVGHVDNSYWRDMGRPDDFTRGSSDLVRGIAPSPLIEGQTGESLVDPSAGIAGGVLLLSGTAVGRGSEVGAGSRLEGTVVFDGVRIEPGAIIHNSIIASGAHIGANAVIENCVIGEGAHVGARCELLDGMRVFPGVSIPDAGVRFSSDA, from the coding sequence ATGACTGAAGCAGCCACCACCCACGGTGCCAGCACGGATGCAGTGATTCTCGTCGGTGGCCGCGGCACACGCCTGCGCCCACTTACCATTGGCACGCCAAAGCCGATGCTGCCAACGGCGAACTACCCGTTCCTGCAGCACCTGCTTGCTCGTATAAAGGCCGCCGGAATCGAGCACGTGGTCATGTCTACCTCCTATAAGGCTGAGGTCTTTGAGGAGTACTTCGGGGACGGCTCCGATTTGGGCCTAGACATCGAGTACGTGGTGGAAGAGACTGCGCTGGGCACTGGTGGCGGCATCCGCAATGTCTATGACAAGCTGCGCAATGACACGGTCATGGTCTTCAATGGCGACGTGCTTTCCGGCATGGATCTGGAAGGGATCCTCACCACGCATCATGACAAGGATGCAGATGTAACGATGCACCTGCTCAACGTGGCCGATCCTCGCGCCTTTGGCTGTGTGCCGACCGATTCCAATGGTCGGGTTACCGCCTTCTTGGAAAAGACCGAGGATCCGCCCACAAACCAGATCAACGCCGGCTGCTACGTTTTCAAGCGCTCGGTCATCGAGTCGATTCCGGCCGATCGCGTCGTCTCCGTCGAGCGCGAGACTTTCCCTGGGCTGCTCGCTGATGGCCGCCTCGTTGTAGGCCACGTAGATAACTCGTACTGGCGTGACATGGGCCGCCCAGATGATTTCACTCGTGGCTCGTCCGATCTAGTGCGCGGCATTGCGCCTTCTCCGCTAATTGAAGGCCAGACCGGCGAGTCCTTGGTGGACCCGTCAGCCGGGATTGCCGGTGGTGTGTTGTTACTGTCCGGTACCGCCGTGGGCCGAGGATCCGAGGTGGGCGCCGGCTCCCGCCTCGAGGGCACCGTAGTTTTTGATGGCGTACGCATCGAGCCAGGTGCCATTATCCACAATTCGATTATCGCCTCTGGTGCACACATTGGTGCCAACGCGGTCATTGAAAACTGTGTCATCGGAGAGGGGGCTCACGTCGGTGCACGCTGCGAGCTTCTCGACGGCATGCGTGTTTTCCCTGGTGTTTCCATTCCGGATGCAGGAGTCCGTTTTAGTTCCGACGCTTAA
- a CDS encoding sulfite exporter TauE/SafE family protein, translating into MLTLILIALAGAAANLVDGGIGMGFGVTSTTMLLLAGLGPAQASAVVHTAELGTTAISGLSHARFGNVDWNTVIRLGVPGGIAAFLGATLLSTISTAAAAPVTALILVGIGANLIWRFSQPRRRGSAYKRTHSTPFLACLGLVGGFIDSTGGGGWGPVSTSTLMAIGREQPRRIVGTVNAAEFLVTFGATAGFIVGLWHEIVANLAAVIALLIGGAITAPIAAWLISRINPVLLGGLVGTAIVGLNISKVIGGAETYFGWSVPPAVTSVAIAAVVAAGLAATIRGALRTRRERAAELEAENAEEAAHADFHAPDFPDRVAAAHRVHGSRSAHGSRRTGVTIVQDEAPEGSTADLT; encoded by the coding sequence ATGCTAACCCTGATCCTCATCGCGCTGGCAGGTGCGGCGGCCAACCTTGTGGACGGCGGCATTGGCATGGGTTTCGGCGTCACATCTACCACTATGTTGCTGCTAGCAGGCCTTGGGCCCGCCCAAGCCTCGGCCGTCGTACACACCGCCGAGCTTGGCACAACTGCTATCTCCGGATTAAGCCACGCGCGCTTTGGCAATGTGGACTGGAATACCGTCATCCGCCTCGGCGTGCCCGGTGGCATCGCCGCCTTCTTGGGTGCCACGCTGCTTTCCACTATCTCCACCGCCGCAGCCGCTCCCGTAACCGCGCTCATCTTGGTAGGCATCGGCGCCAACCTTATCTGGCGCTTCTCCCAGCCGCGCCGCCGCGGCTCCGCGTATAAGCGCACGCACTCCACACCATTTCTCGCTTGCCTTGGCCTAGTGGGCGGATTTATCGATTCCACCGGTGGCGGTGGCTGGGGACCCGTCTCGACCTCCACCCTCATGGCGATAGGCCGTGAGCAGCCACGCCGCATCGTAGGTACGGTCAATGCCGCCGAGTTCCTTGTAACCTTTGGGGCGACCGCGGGCTTCATCGTCGGGCTCTGGCACGAAATCGTCGCCAATCTCGCCGCAGTCATCGCGCTGCTCATCGGCGGCGCCATTACCGCGCCTATTGCAGCGTGGCTCATCTCCCGCATCAACCCAGTCCTGCTCGGCGGACTGGTGGGCACGGCCATCGTGGGGCTGAATATCAGTAAGGTCATCGGCGGCGCCGAGACGTACTTCGGCTGGTCGGTGCCGCCAGCAGTCACCTCGGTAGCCATCGCCGCCGTGGTCGCGGCTGGACTGGCTGCCACTATTCGAGGCGCGCTGCGCACCAGGCGCGAGCGTGCAGCGGAATTGGAAGCCGAAAATGCCGAGGAAGCAGCCCACGCCGATTTCCACGCACCGGATTTCCCAGATCGCGTTGCCGCCGCTCACCGCGTCCACGGTTCACGCAGCGCCCATGGCTCGCGCCGGACTGGCGTGACCATTGTCCAGGATGAGGCGCCCGAAGGCTCCACCGCGGATCTAACGTAG
- a CDS encoding FAD-dependent oxidoreductase translates to MNKPLKVAVIGAGPAGIYASDILVKKTGSEVQIDLIEQMPAPFGLIRYGVAPDHPRIKGIIKSLHRVLDTEQIRLLTNVHIGRDITVDELQQHYDAVVFATGAVGDRHREIPGADLNGVHGAGEFVGFYDGNPRFERHWDLSAKEVAVIGVGNVGLDVSRILAKTGDELKVTEIPDNVYESLAKNQAETVRVFGRRGPAQAKFTPQELKELDHSESINVVVSPEDIDYDEASLAARQESKSTDLVCQVLEQYAIRDPKKAPHTLQIHLFEQPVEILGENGNVTGIKTERTALNGDGSVHGTGKFTEWPVQAVYFATGYRSDAVDGVPFNQERNVINNDGGHVIDESGEVVPGLYTTGWIKRGPVGLIGNTKSDATETIGMLLDDAASGALPSPSSTADITDVFAERGIDYLTWQDWQRLDAAERALGEREGRERKKFVEWEDMVSHSRAEV, encoded by the coding sequence ATGAATAAGCCCTTGAAAGTAGCCGTCATTGGCGCCGGACCAGCCGGCATCTACGCCTCCGATATCTTGGTGAAAAAGACCGGCAGCGAGGTACAGATTGACCTCATAGAGCAGATGCCCGCGCCCTTCGGCCTCATCCGTTACGGCGTAGCACCGGATCATCCGCGTATTAAGGGAATCATCAAGTCCCTCCACCGCGTGCTCGATACCGAGCAGATTCGCCTGCTGACCAACGTACACATCGGGCGCGATATCACCGTCGACGAGCTGCAACAGCATTACGACGCCGTGGTCTTTGCTACTGGGGCGGTAGGCGACCGCCATCGCGAGATTCCCGGTGCAGATTTGAATGGCGTGCACGGTGCCGGAGAATTCGTAGGCTTCTACGATGGCAACCCGCGCTTCGAGCGCCACTGGGATCTTTCAGCAAAGGAGGTTGCAGTCATCGGCGTGGGCAATGTGGGCCTTGACGTCTCCCGCATCTTGGCCAAAACCGGCGATGAGCTCAAGGTGACCGAAATCCCCGATAACGTCTACGAGTCCTTGGCCAAGAACCAGGCCGAGACCGTGCGTGTCTTCGGGCGCCGCGGCCCGGCGCAGGCCAAATTCACCCCGCAGGAACTCAAGGAACTTGATCATTCCGAGTCCATCAACGTTGTGGTCTCACCGGAAGACATTGACTATGACGAAGCTTCGCTCGCCGCGCGTCAGGAAAGCAAGTCCACCGACTTGGTATGCCAAGTCCTTGAGCAATACGCCATCCGCGATCCCAAAAAGGCGCCGCACACCCTGCAGATCCACCTCTTTGAGCAGCCGGTAGAGATCTTGGGCGAGAACGGCAATGTTACCGGCATCAAGACCGAGCGAACCGCGCTCAACGGCGATGGCAGCGTGCACGGCACCGGAAAATTCACCGAATGGCCGGTACAAGCGGTCTACTTCGCCACCGGCTACCGCTCCGATGCGGTCGATGGCGTGCCCTTTAACCAAGAGAGGAACGTCATCAATAATGACGGTGGCCATGTCATTGATGAGTCCGGTGAAGTGGTGCCTGGCCTTTACACCACTGGATGGATTAAGCGCGGACCGGTGGGGCTCATTGGCAATACCAAGTCCGATGCCACGGAGACGATTGGCATGCTGCTTGACGACGCCGCCTCTGGCGCCCTCCCCTCCCCCTCCAGCACCGCAGATATCACCGATGTCTTTGCCGAGCGCGGCATCGACTACCTGACGTGGCAGGACTGGCAGCGCTTGGACGCTGCCGAGCGCGCACTAGGCGAGCGCGAGGGCCGCGAACGCAAGAAGTTCGTGGAGTGGGAGGACATGGTCTCCCACTCGCGCGCCGAGGTTTAG
- a CDS encoding phosphomannomutase/phosphoglucomutase produces the protein MRTREHLDAVIKAYDVRGVVGEDIDENFVRDTGAAFAAILREEGENTVAVGHDMRPSSPSLARAFAEGVTSQGLNVTLLGLTSTDELYYAAGSLECAGAMFTASHNPAKYNGIKLCRAGAVPVGQETGLEQIKQMLIEGTPEFTGTEGAIAEQEILAGYADFLCKLVPLEDSKPLVVAVDAANGMGGHTVPAVFDGLPFDVRDLYFELDGTFPNHEANPLDPKNLVDLQKFTVDQKADIGLAFDGDADRCFVVDEKGQPVSPSAICALVAERYLEKFPGATIIHNLIASKTVPELIKENGGTPVRTRVGHSFIKAQMAEHKAAFGGEHSAHYYFQEFWNADSGMLAAMHVLAALGQSDKPLSELMAEYSRYEASGEINSTVEDQKAATQAVLDELADKIESVDELDGVTVELKDTEAWFNVRASNTEPLLRLNVEAKTADEVQAIVDEVLAIIRR, from the coding sequence ATGCGAACTCGTGAGCATCTTGATGCAGTAATTAAGGCCTATGACGTCCGTGGCGTGGTGGGCGAAGATATCGATGAGAACTTCGTGCGCGATACGGGCGCCGCTTTTGCCGCCATCCTGCGAGAGGAAGGCGAAAATACCGTGGCGGTGGGACACGATATGCGTCCGTCCTCGCCGTCTCTGGCGCGCGCTTTTGCTGAAGGCGTAACCTCACAAGGCCTGAACGTAACTCTATTGGGGCTGACTTCCACCGACGAGCTCTATTACGCCGCTGGTTCCTTAGAGTGTGCGGGCGCAATGTTTACCGCCTCCCATAACCCAGCCAAGTACAACGGTATTAAGCTCTGCCGCGCTGGCGCGGTGCCGGTGGGCCAGGAGACTGGCTTGGAACAGATTAAGCAGATGCTTATCGAAGGAACCCCGGAGTTTACCGGTACCGAAGGCGCGATTGCCGAACAGGAGATTCTCGCTGGCTACGCGGACTTCCTGTGCAAGCTGGTGCCGCTGGAGGATTCCAAGCCGCTGGTTGTGGCCGTTGATGCCGCTAACGGCATGGGTGGCCACACCGTTCCGGCCGTCTTCGATGGCCTGCCTTTCGACGTCCGGGATTTGTACTTCGAGCTCGATGGCACCTTCCCGAACCACGAGGCTAACCCCCTGGATCCGAAGAACCTCGTGGACCTGCAGAAGTTCACCGTGGACCAGAAGGCCGATATCGGATTGGCCTTTGATGGCGATGCGGACCGTTGCTTCGTGGTGGATGAAAAGGGCCAGCCGGTCTCCCCGTCTGCAATCTGTGCTCTGGTTGCAGAGCGCTATCTGGAGAAGTTCCCAGGCGCGACTATCATCCACAACCTGATTGCCTCCAAGACCGTGCCGGAGCTCATTAAGGAAAACGGCGGCACCCCGGTGCGTACTCGCGTGGGGCACTCTTTCATTAAGGCACAAATGGCCGAGCATAAGGCTGCCTTCGGGGGCGAGCATTCCGCGCACTATTACTTCCAAGAGTTCTGGAACGCCGATTCCGGCATGCTGGCTGCAATGCACGTTCTTGCCGCGCTGGGCCAGTCAGATAAGCCGCTGAGCGAGCTCATGGCGGAGTACTCCCGCTACGAAGCATCTGGCGAAATCAACTCCACCGTGGAGGACCAGAAGGCCGCTACCCAGGCGGTACTGGATGAGCTGGCCGATAAGATCGAATCCGTCGATGAGCTGGACGGCGTGACCGTCGAGCTCAAGGACACTGAGGCATGGTTCAACGTGCGTGCGTCCAATACGGAACCGCTGCTGCGTCTCAATGTAGAGGCGAAGACGGCCGACGAAGTTCAAGCCATCGTCGACGAAGTCCTCGCCATCATCCGCCGCTAA
- a CDS encoding nitrite/sulfite reductase has protein sequence MTTATNPKRKHRAKKPEGQWKIDGTEPLNNDEVIKQEDGGLSAKQRVIDIYSKQGFSSIPADDLAPRFKWLGLYTQRNQNLGGEMTAKLSNAELQDEYFMMRVRFDGGRADPAKLRAVGEISRDYARSTADFTDRQNIQLHWIQIEDVPTIWDKLESVGLSTLMGCGDVPRVILGSPVAGVAEDEIIDATPALEEIKNNYLPREEFHNLPRKFKTAISGNARQDVTHEIQDVAFVGVNHPEHGPGFDCFVGGGLSTNPMLSQSLGAWVPLERVPEVWAGVVGIFRDYGFRRNRNRARLKFLVAKWGIEKFRQVLEEEYLDKPLLDGIPLEVEPGSRDHLGVHRQKDGKFYVGVKPTVGHATGEQLIAIADVAEKFGISRIRTTPMKELLFLDVVEEDIPALSRALDETGLYSQPSEFRRGVISCTGLEFCKLAHVTTKARAIELVDILEETLGDLDVPISIALNGCPNACARSQVSDIGLKGQIVTDSEGNRVEGFQVHLGGALGLSPDWGRKLRGHKVVADEVPDYVIRLVNNYKEQREEGEQFRHWVLRAKEEDLQ, from the coding sequence ATGACCACCGCGACTAATCCCAAGCGCAAGCACCGCGCCAAAAAGCCCGAAGGCCAATGGAAGATTGACGGCACCGAGCCCCTCAATAATGACGAGGTAATCAAGCAAGAAGATGGCGGGCTCTCTGCCAAGCAGCGCGTCATCGATATCTATTCTAAGCAGGGATTTTCTTCGATCCCCGCGGATGACTTAGCCCCGCGCTTTAAGTGGCTGGGCCTATATACCCAGCGTAATCAGAACTTGGGCGGCGAGATGACCGCCAAGCTTTCGAACGCCGAGCTGCAGGATGAGTACTTCATGATGCGCGTTCGCTTCGACGGCGGCCGCGCCGATCCTGCCAAGCTGCGCGCCGTTGGTGAAATCTCGCGCGATTATGCCCGCTCCACCGCGGACTTCACAGACCGCCAAAATATCCAGCTGCACTGGATTCAAATCGAGGATGTGCCCACCATTTGGGACAAGCTCGAGTCGGTAGGTTTGAGCACGCTCATGGGCTGCGGCGATGTGCCGCGCGTCATCTTGGGCTCGCCAGTCGCAGGTGTGGCAGAGGACGAGATTATCGATGCCACCCCAGCCCTCGAAGAGATCAAAAATAACTACCTGCCGCGCGAGGAATTCCATAACCTACCGCGCAAATTCAAAACCGCCATTTCCGGCAATGCTCGCCAGGACGTTACCCACGAGATTCAAGACGTTGCCTTCGTGGGCGTAAATCACCCTGAGCACGGGCCGGGATTCGACTGCTTCGTCGGTGGCGGCCTATCTACCAACCCGATGCTCTCGCAATCCCTCGGCGCTTGGGTCCCGTTGGAACGCGTACCCGAGGTCTGGGCCGGGGTGGTTGGTATCTTCCGTGACTATGGGTTCCGTCGCAATCGCAATCGTGCCCGCCTGAAGTTCTTGGTAGCCAAGTGGGGCATCGAAAAGTTCCGCCAAGTGCTGGAGGAAGAATACCTGGATAAGCCGCTACTGGATGGCATACCACTGGAGGTCGAGCCTGGCTCCCGTGATCACCTTGGCGTGCACCGCCAGAAAGACGGCAAGTTCTACGTCGGCGTAAAACCCACCGTGGGCCACGCCACCGGCGAGCAGCTCATCGCCATTGCGGACGTGGCCGAGAAATTCGGTATTAGCCGCATTCGCACCACTCCAATGAAGGAGCTACTTTTCCTCGATGTGGTGGAAGAAGACATTCCGGCGCTCTCCCGCGCGCTCGATGAGACCGGCCTATACTCCCAGCCGTCCGAATTCCGCCGTGGCGTCATCTCTTGTACCGGCCTGGAATTTTGCAAGCTCGCTCACGTGACCACCAAGGCCCGCGCCATTGAGCTGGTGGACATCCTGGAGGAAACCTTGGGTGATCTAGACGTGCCGATTTCCATCGCGCTCAACGGCTGCCCCAACGCTTGTGCGCGTTCGCAGGTATCGGACATCGGCCTGAAGGGTCAGATCGTCACCGATTCCGAGGGCAACCGCGTCGAAGGCTTCCAGGTTCACCTGGGCGGCGCGCTTGGCCTTTCTCCGGACTGGGGCCGCAAGCTGCGCGGCCATAAGGTCGTGGCCGATGAGGTGCCCGATTACGTCATTCGCCTGGTCAACAACTACAAGGAGCAGCGCGAGGAAGGCGAGCAATTCCGCCACTGGGTCTTGCGTGCTAAGGAGGAGGATTTGCAGTGA
- a CDS encoding DUF3499 domain-containing protein, which yields MATLTYAYADQTAVVGPLAEEENPHSWDLCATHRDRISAPVGWELVRVDRIELDEEDDLMALAEAVKEDGRVTTGLVDDRSAGSGADPIDYSATFDGADPANSNHPVFRTRRVAYAKKARRAHLSVVPDKPAPEEPEQD from the coding sequence GTGGCGACATTAACCTACGCTTACGCGGACCAGACGGCCGTCGTCGGGCCGCTGGCGGAAGAGGAGAACCCGCACAGCTGGGATCTCTGCGCCACTCACCGCGATCGCATCTCCGCGCCGGTGGGATGGGAGTTGGTACGCGTGGACCGCATCGAGCTGGATGAAGAAGACGATCTAATGGCTCTGGCGGAGGCCGTTAAGGAGGACGGTCGCGTGACTACCGGCCTAGTCGATGACCGCAGCGCCGGCTCGGGTGCGGATCCGATCGATTATTCGGCCACCTTTGATGGCGCGGATCCCGCAAACTCGAATCATCCTGTCTTTCGCACCCGCCGGGTTGCCTATGCCAAAAAAGCTCGTCGCGCACATTTATCGGTGGTACCCGATAAACCAGCGCCGGAAGAACCAGAACAGGACTGA
- the cobA gene encoding uroporphyrinogen-III C-methyltransferase, translating into MNSAQIHPVPLIGGGPGAWDLITVRGMRALQEAEVILADHLGPTAQLDKLCDISSKELIDVSKLPYKKSISQEKINELLIEHARAGRKVARLKGGDPFVFGRGFEEVQALAEASIPATVIPGVTSAISVPAAVGIPVTQRGIVHGFTVVSGHLPPGHEKSLVDWAALARSGATLAVIMGVRNAPSIASALIDASLPPSTPCAIIQEGTLSTERAYHCTLDTLARTMTEQEISSPAVYVIGEVAGL; encoded by the coding sequence ATGAATTCCGCACAGATCCATCCCGTACCCCTGATTGGCGGCGGACCCGGCGCGTGGGACCTCATTACCGTGCGCGGCATGCGCGCCCTGCAGGAAGCAGAGGTTATTCTTGCCGATCACCTGGGACCTACGGCGCAGCTCGATAAGCTGTGTGATATTTCTTCCAAAGAGCTTATTGACGTCTCCAAGCTCCCCTATAAGAAGTCAATCTCGCAGGAAAAGATCAACGAGCTGCTTATCGAGCACGCCCGTGCCGGCCGCAAGGTGGCCCGCCTTAAGGGGGGCGATCCCTTCGTCTTTGGGCGCGGCTTTGAAGAGGTGCAAGCGCTGGCGGAAGCGTCTATTCCCGCCACGGTCATTCCGGGCGTGACCTCCGCCATTTCCGTTCCCGCGGCCGTGGGCATCCCGGTAACTCAGCGCGGCATCGTCCACGGGTTCACGGTGGTTTCCGGCCACCTCCCGCCCGGCCATGAGAAGTCCTTGGTGGACTGGGCAGCGCTCGCCCGCTCTGGCGCCACGCTAGCGGTAATCATGGGAGTCAGAAATGCTCCGTCCATAGCCAGCGCGCTTATCGACGCCTCCCTCCCCCCTTCCACCCCCTGCGCCATCATCCAAGAGGGGACGCTTTCAACCGAGCGCGCCTACCACTGCACGCTGGATACGCTGGCGCGGACGATGACCGAGCAGGAAATCAGCTCACCGGCCGTCTACGTCATCGGTGAAGTGGCAGGGCTCTAG